The following coding sequences are from one Paenibacillus sp. FSL R5-0912 window:
- a CDS encoding AAA family ATPase: protein MPKYWKEVLAGFVPVMLIFMVFVGINIFPVIIAFGMVAALLFIAHARGGLTVNAGADKKRKKNGPSKLTFEEIGGQDNAKQELREALDFLIRHEEISKFGIRPLKGILLTGPPGTGKTLMAKAAAHYTNSVFVAASGSEFVEMYVGVGAGRVRDLFKDARTRALKENKQSAIIFIDEIDVIGGKREGGQQREYDQTLNQLLTEMDGIYNNETPRILLVAATNRKEMLDSALLRPGRFDRHIHVDMPDKKGRKSILDLHAKNKPLHETVSLDKIAEEAYGFSGAQLESVMNEAAIYMMRENLTQVEQRHLSMAIDKVMMGEKTDRETNHEEKQRVAIHELGHAIMAELLRPGSVSQVTLTPRGQALGYVRHNPQTEQYLYTKDYLENQIMIALGGAAAEEMYYGGRSTGSRGDFDQALNIVETMMKSGLTSLGIANLQMVTTEELMKENSKILDELMVRTNDLLNKQRNVFDYSLDILMKEEVLSGEQFRCQFRDSVLLPA, encoded by the coding sequence ATGCCTAAGTATTGGAAAGAGGTGCTGGCCGGATTTGTTCCGGTCATGCTGATTTTTATGGTTTTTGTCGGGATTAACATTTTCCCTGTGATTATTGCATTCGGCATGGTCGCTGCCCTCCTGTTTATTGCCCACGCTCGCGGCGGTCTGACGGTAAATGCAGGCGCAGATAAGAAACGTAAGAAGAATGGGCCCTCCAAGCTGACTTTTGAAGAAATCGGCGGCCAGGACAACGCTAAGCAGGAATTGCGGGAAGCACTGGACTTTCTGATCCGGCATGAAGAAATCAGCAAATTCGGGATTCGCCCGCTGAAGGGGATTCTGCTGACCGGCCCTCCGGGAACCGGCAAGACGCTGATGGCCAAGGCTGCGGCACATTATACCAACTCAGTTTTTGTGGCTGCATCAGGCAGTGAGTTCGTGGAAATGTATGTCGGTGTCGGCGCCGGACGTGTCCGTGATTTGTTCAAGGATGCCCGTACCCGTGCGCTTAAGGAAAATAAGCAAAGTGCCATTATTTTTATCGATGAGATTGATGTCATCGGCGGCAAGCGTGAAGGCGGACAGCAGCGTGAATACGATCAGACGCTTAATCAGCTGTTGACCGAGATGGACGGGATCTATAACAATGAAACCCCGCGCATTCTGCTGGTAGCAGCAACGAACCGCAAGGAAATGCTGGACTCCGCACTGCTTCGTCCGGGCCGGTTCGACCGTCACATCCATGTGGACATGCCGGACAAGAAAGGCCGCAAGTCGATTCTCGATCTGCATGCCAAGAACAAACCGCTGCATGAAACGGTAAGTCTGGATAAAATCGCCGAGGAAGCTTATGGCTTCTCAGGTGCGCAGCTGGAAAGCGTGATGAACGAAGCGGCGATTTACATGATGCGTGAGAATCTGACCCAGGTAGAGCAGCGTCATCTCTCGATGGCCATTGACAAAGTGATGATGGGTGAGAAGACCGACCGGGAAACGAATCATGAAGAGAAACAGCGGGTAGCGATTCATGAGCTGGGACATGCTATTATGGCTGAACTGCTGCGTCCGGGAAGCGTTAGCCAGGTTACTCTGACTCCGCGTGGACAGGCTCTCGGATATGTAAGACATAATCCGCAGACCGAGCAGTATTTGTACACGAAGGATTATCTGGAGAATCAGATCATGATTGCCCTGGGCGGAGCAGCTGCCGAAGAGATGTATTACGGCGGACGCAGTACCGGTTCACGCGGAGACTTTGACCAGGCGCTGAATATTGTAGAGACGATGATGAAGTCAGGACTCACCTCTCTCGGAATAGCGAATCTGCAAATGGTAACCACTGAAGAGCTGATGAAAGAGAATAGTAAAATTCTGGATGAACTGATGGTCCGCACGAATGACCTGCTCAATAAGCAAAGAAATGTATTTGATTACTCTCTTGACATTTTAATGAAGGAAGAAGTTCTCTCCGGAGAGCAATTTCGTTGTCAATTTCGTGACAGTGTCCTTTTACCGGCATAA
- a CDS encoding aminoglycoside adenylyltransferase domain-containing protein has product MEILAYLDQAVTLFKEELGTNLSGIYLHGSLAMGCFHPDKSDIDLLIVIHDKLPVEVSRKLAKKVIAYHDSLPNQRGIELTVVLKQYLKNFVHPTPFEFHFSDFHLDRYRKDEHYLCGGYEDRDLAAQFAVVYQRGFILYGEPIRDAFLPVDRQYYLDSILGDIGDAAQQIIDSPVYYTLNLCRVLYFVREEAVSSKKEGGEWGLQHLPAKYHGLLKQCLDEYSGGISGGGYDHALLIDYAEYMAGEIRQHQAKV; this is encoded by the coding sequence TTGGAAATTCTAGCCTATTTAGATCAGGCGGTAACGTTGTTCAAAGAGGAGCTGGGGACAAATTTGTCCGGGATTTATCTGCACGGTTCGCTGGCGATGGGCTGCTTTCATCCGGATAAAAGTGATATTGATCTGCTGATTGTCATACACGACAAGCTGCCTGTAGAGGTCAGCCGGAAACTGGCCAAGAAAGTGATAGCTTATCACGACAGTCTGCCTAACCAGCGCGGGATTGAGCTAACTGTTGTACTGAAGCAATACCTGAAGAACTTTGTACATCCTACTCCTTTTGAGTTTCATTTCTCGGACTTTCATCTGGACCGGTACAGAAAGGATGAGCATTATCTGTGCGGCGGTTATGAGGATAGAGATCTTGCGGCTCAATTTGCCGTAGTCTATCAGCGGGGATTTATTTTGTACGGCGAACCTATCCGCGATGCGTTTCTGCCGGTGGACCGGCAATATTACCTGGATTCTATCCTTGGTGATATTGGGGATGCAGCTCAGCAAATCATAGATTCTCCAGTGTACTACACACTGAATTTGTGCCGGGTGCTGTATTTTGTGCGGGAAGAAGCTGTGTCTTCCAAAAAGGAAGGCGGGGAGTGGGGCCTGCAGCATTTGCCGGCTAAATATCACGGATTGCTTAAGCAATGCCTGGATGAATATAGCGGAGGGATAAGCGGCGGCGGATATGATCATGCGTTATTAATTGATTATGCAGAATACATGGCCGGCGAAATCAGACAGCATCAAGCTAAAGTGTAA